A region of Nakaseomyces glabratus chromosome M, complete sequence DNA encodes the following proteins:
- the PSE1 gene encoding importin PSE1 (CAGL0M13871g~Ortholog(s) have nuclear import signal receptor activity, nuclear localization sequence binding activity), whose translation MSALSPEVNNTLLGLIQGFASADNNVRSEAERTLNQEWITPENVEVLLIFLSEQASLSQDLTASALSAVLFRKLALRAPPSSKTVIIAKNITHISTNALLQIRATLIKGFMAERPSSIRHKLSDAIAECAQEDLPEWPELLHTIVESLKSPDQNFRESSFRILTSVPHLINSVDVMHILQIFESGFTDESDSVKIAAVTAFVGYFKQLPKSNWSKLGVLLPSLLNSLPKFLDDGKDDALASVFESLIELVELAPKLFKDMFDQIIQFCDMVIKNKDLETSARTTALELLTAFSENAPHMCKNNQNYAQSIIMDSLIMMTEVSIDDDSASEWKSSDDTDDDEEATYDHARQALDRVSLKLGGKYLAPTLFQYLQQMISSAEWRERFAALMALSSAAEGCQDVLIGEIPKIIDMVIPLIADPHPRVQYGCCNVLGQVSTDFAPLIQKTAHNRILPALISRLTNDSVERVQTHAAAALVNFSEHATQSIMEPYLDDLLNNLLNLLQSNKLYVQEQALTTIAFIAEAAEKKFIKYYDTLMPLLLNVLKVESDDSNSVLKGKCIECATLIALAVGKQKFSEHSVELITLLAGLQSSTIQDDDPLKSYLEHGWSRVCRILKEEFVPLLPMVIPPLLETAKATQDVSLIEEEDAANFQQYSEWDIVQIQGKHIAIHTSILDDKVTAMELLQVYCTVLRNNFASYVKEVMTEIAVPSLDFYLHDGVRATGAGLIPNLLSALISTVGLQNEQVLQLWNLAATKLIHGITTEPMPEITQIYHSAFVDCITIMGANSLSDESLVQFTKGVSSNLSDVFERVKNRHNEGDEYNEEYEDEYDGFTDEDLLDEINKSIAAVLKATQGSYLQHFETLWPLIITFLNDSESMNIIFALVVVGDMVQYGGEKSANFKDSIAPKIVEYLVSPDASVRQAAAFVLGTCAEYAPTTYHSICIPSLETLSQVVNIPDAISDENRTATENASSAIAKILFSYNTNIPNFDSHINGWLKTLPTLEDEEASSFNYKFLSHLIEGNYPAVCSADAIPTVVDHVVQALFHNSLKDKAAAEAVNSVKKLLSTMNHSEAMALLQNYPAPYMETIKTWFS comes from the coding sequence ATGTCCGCTCTTTCTCCAGAAGTTAACAATACGTTACTAGGTTTAATCCAAGGATTTGCATCCGCTGACAACAATGTTAGATCAGAAGCTGAGAGAACCTTGAACCAAGAATGGATCACACCTGAAAATGTGGAagttttattgatatttttgtcTGAGCAAGCATCTCTATCCCAAGACTTAACCGCATCAGCATTATCAGCAGTTCTATTCAGAAAATTGGCTCTTAGAGCTCCACCATCCTCCAAGACTGTGAtaattgcaaaaaatattacCCACATTAGCACAAATGCATTGTTGCAAATTAGAGCTACATTAATAAAGGGCTTCATGGCTGAGAGACCATCTTCTATAAGGCACAAATTATCAGACGCAATTGCCGAGTGCGCTCAGGAGGATTTACCTGAGTGGCCAGAATTGTTGCATACAATAGTTGAATCTCTAAAAAGTCCTGATCAAAATTTCAGGGAATCCAGTTTTAGAATACTAACATCGGTCCCTCACCTAATAAACTCCGTAGACGTAATGCACATATtgcaaatttttgaatctGGTTTCACAGATGAATCTGATTCGGTCAAGATTGCAGCAGTAACTGCCTTTGTTGGATATTTTAAACAGTTGCCAAAATCCAATTGGTCAAAGTTGGGTGTTTTGCTACCAAGTTTGCTAAATAGTCTTCCTAAATTTTTGGATGACGGTAAAGATGACGCATTGGCTTCAGTATTTGAATCTCTAATCGAGCTAGTTGAATTAGCTCCAAAATTATTCAAAGATATGTTTGATCAGATAATTCAATTCTGTGACATGGTCATCAAGAATAAGGACCTTGAAACCTCTGCAAGAACAACAGCATTAGAATTGTTAACAGCATTTAGCGAAAATGCTCCACATATGTGcaaaaataatcaaaactACGCCCAATCTATCATAATGGACAGTTTGATAATGATGACAGAAGTTTCAATTGACGATGATTCAGCATCAGAGTGGAAATCCTCTGATGATAccgatgacgatgaagaagctACTTACGATCACGCACGTCAAGCTTTAGACCGTGTATCTTTAAAGCTTGGCGGCAAGTATCTGGCTCCTACACTATTCCAATACTTACAACAAATGATATCATCTGCAGAATGGAGAGAACGTTTTGCTGCTCTTATGGCTTTATCATCTGCCGCAGAAGGTTGTCAAGACGTTCTGATTGGTgaaattccaaaaattaTAGACATGGTTATTCCACTAATAGCTGACCCTCATCCACGAGTTCAATATGGGTGCTGTAACGTTTTAGGTCAAGTATCTACCGATTTTGCACCTTTGATACAAAAAACCGCCCATAATAGAATTCTTCCAGCGTTAATATCGAGGTTAACCAATGACTCTGTAGAAAGAGTACAAACTCATGCTGCTGCTGCCTTGGTTAATTTCTCTGAGCATGCAACTCAATCTATAATGGAGCCTTATTTGGATGATTTATTGAATAACTTACTAAATCTGCTACAGAGTAATAAATTATATGTACAGGAACAGGCATTAACAACAATTGCATTTATAGCAGAAGCTGCAGAGAAGAAATTCATTAAATACTATGATACTTTGATGCCGTTATTATTAAACGTTTTGAAAGTAGAGTCTGATGATAGCAACAGTGTACTAAAGGGTAAGTGTATCGAGTGTGCAACTCTAATCGCTCTTGCTGTCGGTAAGCAGAAGTTTTCTGAACACTCAGTAGAATTAATAACTTTACTAGCAGGACTACAAAGCTCTACGATTCAAGATGATGATCCGTTGAAGTCATACTTGGAACATGGCTGGAGTAGAGTTTGTAGAATACTAAAAGAGGAATTTGTACCACTTTTACCAATGGTGATTCCTCCATTGCTAGAAACCGCTAAGGCTACACAGGACGTTAGCTTGATCGAGGAGGAGGATGCTGCTAATTTTCAACAATACTCTGAGTGGGATATTGTTCAAATTCAAGGTAAACATATTGCCATTCATACTTCTATTTTAGATGATAAAGTCACTGCAATggaacttcttcaagtctATTGTACTGTCTTAAGAAATAACTTTGCAAGCTACGTCAAGGAAGTGATGACTGAAATCGCTGTACCATCTCTAGATTTTTATCTACACGATGGTGTCAGAGCTACTGGTGCTGGATTGATTCCAAATTTACTATCTGCTTTGATTTCCACTGTCGGGTTACAAAATGAACAAGTTTTACAGCTTTGGAACTTAGCAGCCACTAAACTAATACATGGTATAACGACAGAACCAATGCCGGAAATCACACAAATATATCACTCCGCCTTTGTGGATTGTATTACAATCATGGGTGCCAATAGTCTAAGCGATGAGTCTTTGGTTCAATTTACTAAAGgtgtttcttcaaatctATCCGATGTTTTTGAGCGAGTAAAAAATAGACATAACGAAGGTGATGAATATAATGAGGAATATGAAGATGAGTATGATGGCTTTACCGATGAAGATTTATTGGATGAAATCAATAAGTCTATTGCTGCTGTCTTGAAAGCCACTCAAGGATCATATCTCCAACACTTTGAAACACTATGGCCACTAATCATAACTTTCTTGAATGATTCCGAATCaatgaatattatttttgctCTGGTAGTTGTTGGAGACATGGTTCAATATGGAGGAGAAAAATCCgcaaatttcaaagattcaATTGCCCCTAAAATTGTTGAATACCTAGTATCGCCAGACGCTAGTGTTCGTCAAGCTGCTGCATTTGTGCTTGGCACATGTGCTGAATATGCCCCAACAACATATCACAGCATATGTATACCATCCTTGGAAACACTATCGCAAGTAGTTAATATCCCCGATGCCATATCAGATGAGAATAGGACTGCAACGGAAAATGCTAGTTCTGCGATTGCAAAGATTCTTTTCTCTTATAATACTAATATACCAAATTTTGACTCACATATTAATGGCTGGCTAAAAACTTTACCAACACTAGAAGACGAGGAAGCATCAAGTTTTAACTACAAATTTCTAAGTCATTTGATTGAAGGCAACTATCCGGCAGTATGCTCAGCAGATGCCATACCGACTGTGGTTGATCACGTAGTTCAAGCGCTATTCCACAATTCTCTGAAAGATAAGGCTGCAGCTGAAGCGGTAAATTCAGTTAAGAAACTTCTTTCCACTATGAATCATTCAGAAGCAATGGCTCTTTTGCAGAACTACCCAGCTCCATATATGGAGACTATCAAAACATGGTTCTCTTAA
- the NIP1 gene encoding translation initiation factor eIF3 core subunit c (CAGL0M13893g~Ortholog(s) have mRNA binding, translation initiation factor activity, translation initiation factor binding activity and role in cellular response to drug, translational initiation), protein MSRFFATNYNYDETSSSSEEDLLSSSEELLSSSEEGELSDDSLFNDESESESDFDSDDSDAKPYGPDWFKKPEFRKGGNKFLKGASYSDSDESDEEDGKKVVKSAREKLLDEMQAVYDKIETAEMSDDWMTILNEFDSITRLLVRAQQQNFGIPKIFVKVVAQVEDLVSNSEQTEIKNKAVSKAFNTTKQRVKKIARENEALLAKFREDPQSFDKEDTVEPELPPLNEENKVFTGKGVNLSSLASASSEFSFMASLQIVNDSRGKKNSNQAELIKTLEELLNIAKTPYERILAYLTLIPTRLEESTNLSYQPIDQWKSTHDDLNKLFDILDENISSYQVTELAARNDDLETEPEPNANGIREILGSLLSFTERLDDEFKKSLLNIDPHSSDYLERLRDEQNMYNLLLRTQLYMEATIPEERQEQLLARAFVRRLDHIYYKSNKLISIIENSAWKAVPSSYKSKYIPFSGNADEEYCSQLVEGLSKSLANQDNVFLQKRATLSHIYYTALNGEFEVAKELLLKTKVQSNINKSDPSLQILFNRVVVQLGLSAFKLCKIEECHQILNELLASSHLREILGQQSLQRIASNSSSSSSSEDREKQCLPYHQHINLDLVDLVFMTSSLLIEIPQMTAYLTGIKTKKVPVYQKSVRRLVESFDKSFFHGPPESIKEHVLYAAKSMQKGDWKGCLEYLKSVKTWNLLPNSVEVLDNLTERIQIETMKTYVFTYRRFYEKISIKKFSELFSLPEDKIVTTMEKVIADLELNIKLDDNKTYIVIEKGDEVSKLEEVAVKLNKEIRATRERLNPSHHNHR, encoded by the coding sequence ATGTCTCGTTTTTTTGCCACAAACTATAACTATGATGAGACCAGCTCTTCATCTGAAGAAGACTTGTTGAGTTCTTCTGAGGAGTTGCTATCATCTTCTGAAGAAGGTGAGTTGTCTGACGACTCTCTATTCAACGATGAATCTGAATCTGAATCCGATTTTGACTCAGATGATTCTGATGCAAAGCCATACGGTCCAGATTGGTTCAAGAAGCCTGAATTCAGAAAGGGAGGCAACAAATTCCTCAAAGGTGCCAGCTACTCTGACTCTGACGAATCAGATGAGGAAGATGGAAAGAAGGTTGTCAAGTCTGCTAGAGAGAAGTTGCTAGACGAAATGCAAGCCGTTTATGACAAGATTGAAACTGCTGAAATGTCTGATGACTGGATGACCATTTTGAATGAATTTGACTCCATTACTAGGTTGTTGGTTAGAGCTCAGCAACAAAACTTCGGTATTCCTAAGATTTTTGTCAAGGTTGTTGCACAAGTTGAAGATTTGGTTTCTAACTCAGAACAAACcgaaatcaaaaacaaagcTGTTTCAAAGGCTTTCAACACCACCAAGCAAAGAGTTAAGAAGATTGCAAGAGAGAATGAAGCTCTACTAGCTAAATTCAGAGAAGATCCTCAATCGTTCGATAAAGAAGACACAGTAGAACCAGAACTTCCACCTCTGAATGAGGAAAACAAGGTCTTCACTGGTAAAGGTGTcaatctttcttctttggctAGTGCATCTTCTGAATTCAGTTTCATGGCCAGTTTGCAAATCGTCAATGACAGCAGAGGTAAGAAGAACTCCAATCAAGCAGAACTGATAAAGACTTTGGAAGAACTATTAAACATCGCAAAGACCCCATATGAGAGAATTCTAGCTTACTTGACGTTGATCCCAACCAGATTGGAGGAGTCTACTAACCTGTCATATCAACCAATAGACCAATGGAAGTCTACTCACGACGACCTGAACAAGTTGTTTGACATCTTAGATGAAAACATCTCTTCTTACCAAGTTACCGAACTTGCCGCCAGAAATGACGACTTGGAAacagaaccagagccaaATGCTAATGGTATCAGAGAAATCTTGGGTTCTCTACTATCATTCACCGAAAGATTGGATGATGAATTTAAGAAATCCCTATTGAACATCGACCCACATTCTAGTGACTACCTAGAACGTTTGAGAGATGAACAAAATATGTACAACTTGCTTCTAAGAACTCAATTGTACATGGAAGCCACTATCCCAGAAGAGagacaagaacaactgcTTGCCCGTGCTTTTGTGAGAAGATTGGATCACATCTACTACAAATCCAACAAGCTCATCAgtattattgaaaacagtGCTTGGAAGGCTGTCCCATCTAGCTACAAATCTAAATACATCCCATTCAGTGGTAATGCAGATGAAGAATATTGTTCTCAGCTTGTAGAAGGTCTGTCCAAAAGTCTGGCCAATCAAGATAATGTTTTCCTACAAAAGCGTGCCACTTTGAGTCACATATACTACACTGCATTGAATGGCGAATTCGAGGTCGCTAAGGAATTACTTCTAAAGACAAAGGTACAAAGCAATATTAACAAGTCTGACCCATCTCTacaaattttattcaaCAGAGTTGTTGTTCAATTGGGTCTTTCTGCATTCAAACTATGTAAGATTGAGGAATGTCACCAAATCCTGAACGAACTTCTAGCAAGTTCGCACTTGAGAGAAATCTTGGGTCAACAGAGTCTGCAGAGAATTGCCTCCAATTCAAGCAGTTCAAGCTCCTCTGAAGACCGTGAAAAGCAATGTCTACCTTATCACCAGCACATCAACCTTGACCTTGTTGACTTGGTCTTCATGACTTCCTCTTTATTGATCGAAATTCCTCAAATGACTGCATACTTGACTGGTATCAAGACAAAGAAGGTTCCTGTTTACCAAAAGTCTGTACGTCGTTTAGTAGAAAGTTTCGACAAGTCATTCTTTCACGGTCCCCCAGAATCTATCAAGGAACATGTTTTATATGCTGCAAAGTCCATGCAAAAAGGTGACTGGAAGGGTTGTCTTGAATACTTAAAGAGTGTCAAAACCTGGAATTTGCTTCCAAACTCTGTTGAAGTTCTTGACAATCTAACGGAAAGAATCCAAATCGAAACCATGAAGACTTACGTTTTCACATACAGAAGATTCTACGAGAAGATATCTATTAAGAAGTTTTCCGAATTATTCAGTCTGCCTGAAGATAAAATTGTTACAACTATGGAAAAAGTTATTGCTGATTTGGAACTAAACATCAAACTTGATGATAATAAGACCTACATTGTCATCGAGAAGGGTGACGAAGTCAGCAAGCTGGAAGAAGTAGCTGTGAAGCTAAATAAGGAGATCAGAGCTACCAGGGAGCGTTTGAACCCATCTCATCACAATCATCGTTAA
- the UPA2 gene encoding putative methyltransferase (CAGL0M13915g~Ortholog(s) have role in cell-abiotic substrate adhesion and cytosol, nucleus localization), which yields MVEKRKLNGSGSNDKKKAKKAVVVKPKPAKKVLKVSEKTLNYAVCIPTSVLDNCQNLSQKTYVVYQLARTLTLFNVAEVVVLDLKQEKQNSIIEKDDTKKEKKRMSDAMLLASLLQYFVTPPYLIKSVFKKEYLPYFKEASKLPRLSALPFMRYMEENRYREGLAIRMSKPDPKSKKEFKQTKYINIGESDALELKSQLVPINVRVTVDIIDKKVVAPEEAYGDYVGPKASYGYHVRIAKSFADLFMGSSFPSGYTQTVWCNSGDYYYDESTKKHNKVEVHIPRLSKIIRSGPQNPEKPEDVPALLLVLGKWDHINKSFQNSKDQFEGSEHAYQFFDGQIELPGSVPQGNITIPDSCTIAMTLLSSI from the coding sequence atGGTTGAAAAGAGGAAGCTAAATGGTAGTGGCTCTAATGATAAGAAGAAAGCCAAGAAGGCAGTTGTCGTAAAGCCCAAGCCAGCTaagaaagttttgaaagTTAGTGAGAAGACGTTGAACTATGCTGTTTGTATACCGACCAGTGTTCTAGACAACTGTCAAAATTTGAGTCAGAAGACCTACGTGGTGTACCAATTGGCGCGTACACTTACGTTGTTTAACGTAGCTGAAGTAGTTGTTTTAGATCTGAAACAAGAGAAACAGAATTCAATCATTGAAAAGGATgatacaaagaaagaaaagaagaggATGTCAGATGCGATGCTACTTGCCTCCCTTCTACAATATTTTGTCACACCTCCATATTTGATCAAATCAGTATTCAAGAAGGAATATCTTCCATACTTCAAAGAAGCTTCAAAACTACCTAGACTAAGTGCGTTACCTTTCATGAGATACATGGAGGAGAACCGATACCGTGAAGGATTAGCAATTAGAATGTCAAAGCCTGATCCCAAGAGCAAGAAAGAATTCAAGCAGACGAAGTACATCAACATAGGTGAATCTGATGCTCTAGAACTTAAATCACAGCTGGTCCCTATCAATGTACGAGTAACCGTTGATATCATAGACAAAAAAGTGGTAGCACCTGAGGAGGCGTATGGTGATTATGTGGGACCAAAAGCTTCATACGGGTACCATGTTCGCATAGCGAAGAGTTTTGCCGACTTATTTATGGGCTCATCGTTTCCAAGTGGCTATACCCAGACTGTGTGGTGTAATAGTGGAGACTATTACTACGATGAGAGTACCAAGAAACACAATAAGGTGGAAGTACACATCCCAAGGCTGTCTAAGATTATACGGTCGGGGCCCCAGAATCCAGAAAAGCCAGAGGATGTACCTGCACTACTGCTTGTGCTGGGCAAATGGGATCACATTAATAAGAGCTTCCAGAACTCTAAGGATCAATTTGAAGGCAGTGAGCATGCGTACCAGTTCTTCGACGGGCAGATCGAATTACCAGGCTCGGTGCCGCAAGGTAACATCACCATTCCAGACAGTTGCACCATAGCAATGACCCTTCTATCTAGCATCTaa
- the GLC8 gene encoding PP1-complex regulatory subunit GLC8 (CAGL0M13937g~Ortholog(s) have enzyme activator activity, role in chromosome segregation and cytoplasm, nucleus localization) — protein sequence MGGILKNAVRKEEGDGAQEAQSLSDFRKQVYKNTQLNAQLTSRKRDTPIDTLHLNENGEEEDVTLSPSRRRGPPKDTLLMKREHDALEKQKEEMKNMTEEERLQWNQKNLDENEITKQQFQDIHVDEPKTPYQGAVDPEGEYYKVDDDEEDDDDDGKKKQGHLDDLDDFSLGEPEYKVSATADNGIIDAEDDESDAEPEELTPEEKHRRFEEMRKKHYNVKEVFRNKQALEDLDDDEDDE from the coding sequence ATGGGAGGAATATTAAAGAATGCGGTGCGTAAGGAGGAGGGTGATGGTGCGCAGGAGGCACAGTCGTTGAGTGATTTCCGTAAGCAAGTTTACAAGAACACGCAGTTGAATGCGCAACTTACCTCCAGGAAACGAGATACTCCTATTGACACGCTTCATCTAAATGAGAATGGTGAAGAGGAAGATGTCACACTCTCTCCTTCTAGGAGAAGAGGCCCACCCAAGGACACCTTGCTGATGAAAAGGGAGCATGATGCATTGGAGAAGCAGAAGGAAGAGATGAAGAACATGACAGAAGAGGAGAGACTGCAATGGAACCAGAAGAACTTGGACGAAAATGAGATCACCAAGCAGCAATTCCAGGATATCCATGTCGATGAACCAAAGACACCGTACCAAGGTGCCGTGGATCCCGAAGGAGAATACTATAAAGTtgatgacgatgaggaagatgacgatgatgatggaaagaagaaacaagGCCATCTTGATGATCTTGACGACTTTTCGTTGGGTGAACCGGAATATAAAGTCAGCGCGACAGCTGACAATGGCATCATAGATGCTGAGGATGATGAGAGCGATGCCGAACCAGAAGAACTGACCCCAGAAGAGAAACACAGACGTTTTGAAGAGATGAGAAAGAAACACTATAACGTTAAAGAAGTATTCAGGAATAAGCAAGCCCTTGAAGATTTagatgatgacgaagaCGACGAATGA
- the ELP6 gene encoding Elongator subunit ELP6 (CAGL0M13959g~Ortholog(s) have ATPase activity, tRNA binding activity, role in protein urmylation, regulation of transcription from RNA polymerase II promoter, tRNA wobble uridine modification and Elongator holoenzyme complex localization), producing MVQRQDLVLFSDHTVVSDKLFDSQENVVINVTSTQATQATWLNTVLMESYLLGSPVSLNSEQKSSVAQVRNGKWITVASLVHNTGFFQANFNRLQVDSSHYKIVDLLTDFVQLISGKPTEKILLTLLDMFPENRNGMIIIEQPEILLSLIPNLTADILGSKFINALRKKCGLLVINSVIDPVQEDIETSTAVEFKRFLQANIYKSQALIALNPLPTGRAKDVTGTLRISRGPSSIQGIIPDLQIAENEYLYLTDKDNTELFYS from the coding sequence ATGGTTCAAAGACAGGatttggtgttgttcaGTGACCATACGGTGGTCTCTGATAAGCTGTTTGATTCTCAGGAGAATGTGGTTATAAATGTAACATCTACACAGGCCACACAGGCCACATGGTTGAACACGGTGCTTATGGAATCATATCTGCTAGGGTCACCAGTCTCCTTGAACAGTGAGCAGAAAAGCAGTGTTGCACAGGTGCGTAACGGTAAATGGATCACAGTTGCATCACTTGTCCATAACACTGGTTTCTTTCAGGCTAATTTCAACAGATTACAAGTGGACTCGTCTCACTACAAGATAGTGGATCTGTTAACAGATTTCGTCCAATTGATCAGCGGTAAGCCAACAGAGAAGATACTGTTGACGTTACTAGATATGTTTCCTGAGAACCGTAACGGTATGATCATAATTGAACAGCCAGAGATATTGCTTTCTTTGATACCGAACCTCACGGCAGATATTCTTGGCAGCAAGTTCATAAATGCCCTACGAAAGAAATGCGGCCTTTTGGTGATAAACAGTGTTATTGATCCAGTCCAGGAAGATATAGAAACCTCTACAGCGGTAGAGTTTAAGAGATTTTTGCAGGCTAATATCTACAAATCGCAGGCTCTGATAGCATTAAATCCTCTGCCTACAGGCAGAGCCAAAGACGTTACTGGTACTCTAAGGATATCAAGAGGACCAAGCAGCATACAAGGTATCATCCCAGACTTACAAATCGCTGAAAATGAGTACCTCTACCTAACCGATAAGGATAATACAGAACTGTTCTATAGTTAA
- the TGL3 gene encoding bifunctional triglyceride lipase/lysophosphatidylethanolamine acyltransferase (CAGL0M13981g~Ortholog(s) have lysophosphatidylethanolamine acyltransferase activity, triglyceride lipase activity, role in cell budding, triglyceride catabolic process and lipid droplet localization), protein MGSKKSSVSVVALVRAWLLNVVYSVLDHIPPMVWDVLHVFADIFLFWTYKFMNYIRPRSRMLYYEAIKELDSSESYDDWCERATIVDEITGANLWRRNFFSRRYDFRSVLEQYASLTKNLNENDIEKIKEKFSTTGPCMLRNFAGIVDKKLFTKSLMGTKLLIEQHLERTIDGLDVLDKSMTPTSFFQRCKLSLGTTALILQGGSFFGLFHLGVIKALLSQNLMPNIISGSSMGACIASVFGCLSNEELSRLLTGNVILDMIRNDMDLVRSCGYGNMEQHVNLGKLVQNLIHHGYSQDVYLFIQFVLKYIVKDMTFEEAYQATGKAFNVVIHPIDKSCPNLLNYVTTPNVLIRSAIECSLGSGVLSSNTKLLCKNLNNDTVPFLEFGKAGADQFLAPEQATNLDDVESPYTRLTELFNVNNFIVSLAKPYLAPLVGNDLKHEIKTSKYYYYKHYPQTTDDIDLPELNIPQLNFTEMEPLAFKFKYHLERKLKNIATMEFRHRMEVLDNLGLLFPFIKRLIIDEKTPRSATEIAIVPKIKSLSVTRIIEGQLDNIPYWIKCGEQSTWPVLSLLKTRCAVELKLNEIIKMRRGN, encoded by the coding sequence ATGGGAAGTAAGAAAAGTTCGGTGTCTGTGGTTGCACTGGTGCGAGCATGGCTGTTGAATGTCGTTTACTCTGTGCTGGACCATATACCGCCTATGGTCTGGGATGTTTTGCATGTTTTCGCAGATATATTTCTGTTCTGGACGTATAAGTTTATGAACTACATACGCCCACGATCTAGGATGTTGTACTATGAGGCAATTAAGGAGCTGGACTCTAGTGAGAGCTATGACGACTGGTGTGAACGGGCTACCATTGTGGATGAGATTACTGGTGCCAACTTATGGAGGCGAAACTTCTTTTCGAGAAGGTATGATTTCAGGTCTGTCTTAGAGCAATATGCATCTTTGACCAAGAATCtgaatgaaaatgatattgagAAGATCAAGGAGAAATTTTCCACCACTGGACCTTGCATGTTGAGGAACTTCGCAGGTATTGTTGACAAGAAACTCTTCACCAAGTCATTAATGGGTACTAAGCTCCTTATTGAGCAACATTTAGAGAGGACAATTGACGGATTAGATGTTTTAGACAAGTCAATGACACCTACTTCATTTTTCCAGAGATGTAAATTGTCATTGGGAACCACCGCGCTAATACTCCAAGGTGGCTCATTTTTTGGGCTATTCCACCTAGGCGTTATTAAAGCGCTACTATCTCAAAACTTGATGCCAAATATTATCAGTGGTAGCTCAATGGGAGCATGCATTGCAAGTGTGTTCGGATGTTTGTCAAACGAAGAGCTTTCGAGACTTCTCACCGGAAATGTCATACTTGACATGATAAGAAATGATATGGATCTTGTAAGAAGTTGTGGGTACGGCAATATGGAGCAGCATGTGAATTTAGGTAAACTAGTTCAAAACCTGATACACCACGGGTATTCCCAAGACGTGTACTTATTTATCCAATTTGTTCTGAAATACATTGTAAAAGACATGacatttgaagaagcttATCAAGCGACTGGAAAAGCGTTTAATGTTGTTATTCACCCCATTGATAAGTCTTGCCCAAATTTACTAAACTATGTTACAACACCCAATGTATTAATCAGATCAGCAATCGAGTGCAGTCTTGGCTCTGGCGTGTTAAGCTCCAACACAAAATTGCTCTGTAAAAATCTGAATAATGATACTGTTCCATTTCTAGAATTTGGTAAGGCTGGAGCAGACCAATTCTTGGCTCCTGAACAGGCGACAAACTTAGATGATGTAGAAAGTCCCTACACAAGATTAACCGAATTGTTCAATGTGAACAATTTTATAGTTTCTCTAGCCAAGCCTTACCTGGCACCTCTTGTAGGCAATGACCTGAAACATGAAATCAAAACctcaaaatattattattacaaaCACTATCCGCAAACAACCGATGATATCGACCTTCCTGAGCTTAATATTCCACAATTGAATTTCACAGAAATGGAACCACTAGCTTTTAAGTTTAAATATCATTTGGAGCGTAAATTAAAAAACATTGCCACTATGGAATTCAGACATAGAATGGAAGTGTTGGACAATCTTGGGTTATTATTTCCATTTATCAAAAGGTTaattattgatgaaaaaacACCAAGATCCGCTACAGAGATTGCGATTGTCCCTAAAATTAAAAGCCTATCTGTTACCAGGATCATTGAAGGTCAACTGGACAATATTCCGTACTGGATAAAGTGTGGTGAACAGAGTACATGGCCGGTCCTGTCTTTGTTAAAAACTCGTTGCGCTGTGGAGttaaaattaaatgaaataataaaaatgagaCGAGGGAACTAA